A section of the Microbulbifer pacificus genome encodes:
- a CDS encoding TonB-dependent receptor translates to MIQSQLNTKRTILSSLIFTLIHMPALAQSTADGDERDSNGRVLETVTVTAQKREQSLQDVPLSVSAMTGETIQEAGIERFEDFSAYIPNMSVTKSSISDKINIRGMQSGEQAGFEQSVGTFVNGIYRGRSAQSRFAFVDVERVEVLRGPQSILFGKNTVAGALNITSARPTEDFTAKLSAGYTPEFEQTELEGVVSGELTDGVRGRLVLLSREMDKGWVHNNFYDTNDPRSDEMMGRATVEWDVSDSTVITAIAESADFEMGAFPHATMEAGPLAALGAIESSDVTSMGNTNPVLDFGSTQKMTGSHNEFTLMSTTEFDNSTLNIVAGHSAYDYERYLDADYSPLDGLRFDDTEDFSQNSLEVRFSSSIGDKFEYMTGLYWQKQDMTVDGLSLFNIPVLQQVLYGGCAAGVGAMGGDLSSIYVAGNAVATGVGVIGLGGPAGLVNACGTAAAFDGVPDGVGRYARLDQQTDTLGAFAQGTWNITDSFRTTLGLRFTSEEKSAYKATYAVDFAERNTTPTEMAWVNAVASGVGEFASHTFTPDDPGMTRKEDSPTWSVNVQYDLNDSVMTYATVSTGFKAGGFNSFYMRSPTRNNGAFSEDVSFEEEKATSFEIGLKSTLLGGAAELNVAAFQTRFEDLQAAIFSGNTTFEVQNAAEATSQGIEIDGRWLVTENLTLSGALGLLDFSYDKFPNQACTSPQFLSEREALYQAAGAAGDIAGQLGAALGYNNALCAAAGTNDLSGRGASNAPDTTASFAANHYLALGDYELKSNLAVNYYSDTYRSDDLDPISLEQGKAFLNAGLILMPTDGDWQLSLTGKNLTDRDHFNYINDVPLFAGAYNYMPLAGRSWTVKFAYTLGN, encoded by the coding sequence ATGATCCAGTCACAGCTCAATACCAAACGTACCATTCTCAGCAGTCTGATTTTTACCCTGATCCATATGCCTGCACTGGCGCAGTCCACGGCAGATGGTGACGAACGCGACAGTAACGGCCGCGTTCTGGAAACCGTCACCGTTACCGCACAGAAGCGCGAGCAGTCCCTGCAGGACGTGCCGCTGTCGGTTTCGGCAATGACCGGAGAGACAATTCAGGAGGCGGGGATCGAACGCTTCGAGGATTTCTCGGCGTATATCCCCAACATGTCGGTCACCAAAAGCTCCATCTCCGACAAGATCAATATCCGCGGTATGCAGTCCGGCGAGCAGGCCGGCTTCGAGCAGTCCGTGGGTACCTTCGTCAACGGTATCTACCGCGGCCGCTCGGCGCAGTCGCGCTTTGCCTTCGTGGATGTAGAGCGCGTGGAAGTCCTGCGCGGCCCCCAGAGTATCCTGTTCGGCAAGAACACCGTGGCCGGTGCGCTGAACATCACCAGCGCCCGCCCCACCGAAGATTTCACCGCGAAACTGAGTGCCGGCTATACCCCGGAGTTCGAGCAGACCGAACTCGAGGGTGTGGTGTCTGGCGAGCTCACCGACGGTGTGCGCGGCCGCCTGGTACTGTTGTCCCGCGAGATGGACAAGGGTTGGGTTCACAACAATTTCTACGACACCAATGACCCCCGCAGCGACGAGATGATGGGGCGCGCCACCGTGGAGTGGGATGTCTCTGACAGCACCGTGATCACTGCGATCGCCGAAAGCGCGGACTTCGAAATGGGTGCCTTCCCCCACGCCACCATGGAGGCGGGTCCGCTGGCGGCTCTGGGGGCGATTGAGAGCTCCGATGTCACCAGCATGGGCAACACGAACCCCGTGCTGGATTTCGGCTCCACACAGAAAATGACCGGTAGCCATAACGAATTCACGCTCATGAGCACGACTGAGTTCGATAACAGCACCCTCAATATTGTTGCCGGCCACTCCGCTTACGATTACGAGCGCTACCTGGATGCGGATTATTCCCCGCTGGACGGCCTGCGTTTTGACGATACCGAAGACTTCTCCCAGAACAGCCTGGAAGTGCGCTTCTCGTCCAGCATTGGTGACAAATTCGAATACATGACCGGCCTCTACTGGCAGAAGCAGGACATGACCGTCGATGGCCTGTCGCTGTTCAATATCCCGGTACTGCAACAGGTGCTGTACGGCGGCTGTGCCGCAGGCGTCGGCGCAATGGGTGGCGACCTGTCCTCCATCTACGTGGCTGGTAACGCGGTTGCCACCGGTGTCGGTGTGATCGGCCTCGGCGGTCCCGCCGGGCTGGTCAATGCCTGTGGTACCGCGGCAGCGTTTGACGGTGTGCCGGATGGTGTGGGCCGCTATGCGCGCCTGGACCAGCAGACCGATACCCTCGGTGCGTTTGCCCAGGGCACCTGGAATATTACCGACAGCTTCCGCACCACCCTCGGCCTGCGTTTCACCAGCGAAGAGAAGTCCGCATACAAGGCCACCTATGCGGTGGACTTTGCCGAGCGCAATACCACGCCGACAGAAATGGCCTGGGTCAATGCGGTGGCGAGCGGGGTAGGGGAGTTCGCCAGCCACACCTTCACCCCGGACGATCCGGGCATGACCCGCAAGGAAGACAGCCCGACCTGGTCCGTGAACGTGCAGTATGACCTGAACGACAGCGTGATGACCTACGCCACGGTGTCTACGGGCTTCAAGGCGGGCGGTTTCAATTCCTTCTATATGCGCAGCCCGACCCGCAACAACGGTGCCTTCTCGGAAGACGTGAGCTTCGAGGAAGAAAAAGCGACCTCGTTTGAAATCGGCCTGAAGTCGACCCTGCTGGGCGGCGCGGCGGAACTGAATGTGGCGGCCTTCCAGACCCGCTTCGAGGATCTGCAGGCGGCGATTTTCAGTGGCAACACCACCTTCGAAGTGCAGAACGCGGCGGAGGCCACTTCCCAGGGTATCGAGATCGACGGCCGCTGGCTGGTGACCGAAAACCTGACCCTGTCAGGCGCCCTGGGTCTGCTGGATTTCTCCTACGACAAGTTCCCCAACCAGGCGTGCACCAGCCCGCAGTTCCTGTCCGAGCGCGAGGCGCTGTACCAGGCGGCTGGCGCGGCGGGCGATATTGCCGGTCAGCTGGGTGCGGCACTGGGTTACAACAACGCGCTGTGTGCGGCGGCGGGTACCAATGACCTGTCTGGCCGCGGCGCTTCCAACGCACCGGATACCACCGCGTCGTTCGCGGCTAACCACTACCTGGCACTGGGCGATTACGAGCTGAAGTCCAATCTGGCGGTCAATTACTACAGCGATACCTATCGCTCCGATGACCTGGATCCGATCAGCCTGGAGCAGGGCAAGGCGTTCCTGAATGCCGGCCTGATCCTGATGCCGACAGACGGTGACTGGCAGTTGTCCCTGACCGGTAAAAACCTGACCGACCGCGATCACTTCAACTACATCAACGATGTACCGCTGTTCGCAGGTGCCTACAACTACATGCCGCTGGCAGGCCGTTCCTGGACGGTCAAGTTCGCCTACACCCTGGGCAATTAA
- a CDS encoding zinc-binding dehydrogenase: MQTMQSVVLRNGSIQLETVDVPQPGPGQVLVKSLACGICGSDLHLTRHTDEVFGLYKKMGLMPADLEVNPDIMLGHEYSAEVVAYGPDTKGELPVGSRVTSVPILMSQNGAGIGVTPGVNGAYSEYFLLDEVLMLPLPDGVSPQAAAITEPLAVGLHSVNRSEIGEDDVALVAGCGPIGLAVIAALRLRGVRHIVASDPQPSSRAMALEFGATEAVDPTQDDEVVKAATIAGENRVVIFECVGIHTLLTSFIQRAPAKARLVVTGVHTTETPVNFAFALVKEMDIRFTYYYTPEEFAECLDRIAKGQVNWKALWTGTVGIDGVPGAFKTLMQPNSHIKVIVEPWRSGELEHAE, translated from the coding sequence ATGCAAACCATGCAATCCGTGGTGCTGCGCAACGGCAGCATCCAGCTGGAAACCGTCGATGTACCACAACCGGGTCCGGGTCAGGTGCTGGTGAAATCCCTCGCCTGCGGTATTTGCGGTTCCGACCTGCACCTCACCCGCCACACCGACGAAGTCTTCGGCCTGTATAAAAAAATGGGCCTGATGCCGGCGGATCTCGAGGTGAATCCCGACATCATGCTGGGGCACGAATACAGTGCTGAAGTGGTTGCCTACGGCCCCGATACCAAAGGTGAATTGCCGGTGGGCAGCCGTGTCACCAGCGTACCGATCCTGATGTCCCAGAACGGCGCTGGCATCGGCGTGACCCCGGGCGTAAATGGTGCCTACTCCGAATATTTCCTGCTGGACGAGGTGCTGATGCTACCGCTGCCGGACGGCGTTTCCCCGCAGGCGGCAGCGATCACCGAGCCACTGGCGGTGGGCCTGCACTCCGTCAACCGTTCCGAAATCGGTGAGGACGACGTGGCACTGGTGGCCGGTTGCGGCCCCATCGGGCTGGCGGTGATCGCGGCACTGCGCCTGCGCGGTGTGCGTCATATCGTCGCTTCCGACCCGCAGCCGTCGAGCCGCGCCATGGCGTTGGAATTCGGCGCTACCGAAGCCGTCGATCCGACCCAGGACGACGAAGTGGTGAAGGCGGCAACCATCGCCGGGGAAAATCGTGTGGTGATTTTTGAATGCGTCGGCATTCACACCTTGCTCACCAGCTTTATCCAGCGCGCGCCGGCCAAAGCCCGCCTTGTGGTCACCGGGGTGCACACCACGGAAACCCCGGTGAACTTTGCCTTCGCGCTGGTGAAGGAAATGGACATCCGCTTTACCTATTACTACACGCCGGAAGAATTTGCCGAGTGCCTCGACCGCATTGCCAAAGGACAGGTGAACTGGAAAGCCCTGTGGACCGGTACCGTGGGTATCGACGGTGTACCCGGTGCCTTCAAGACCCTGATGCAGCCCAATTCCCATATCAAGGTCATCG